One window of the Chanos chanos chromosome 11, fChaCha1.1, whole genome shotgun sequence genome contains the following:
- the LOC115823763 gene encoding von Willebrand factor A domain-containing protein 7-like → MSCQTTAAVIFFILLFSTVRVTFAFNVLFTSSQKHQDITTNAILQKTAEVCQEQARRAGRDFVMPFPLTVDSVTEACSVSELRKSFQMVVSKIKDSNALVDYRHISDEEYHFDSETFLKGRDLITRGVATIKANLRLKNYESARDKLGEILHTLQDFYSHSNWIELGNKFPYSNLIRPNLTMDNIADRNTPTCRSCNGSNCDENILESIIWEKKLTSGYFEVSNSSHFSSKKPNGKCSHGGFYDRTSRTEPTGGINKDTFDSDHGKLHLQAADVATAATAELLEDIRGAVGDSEFLRFMGITQSPSVLCFVIDTTGSMGDDIDEVKRVTSFIIDSKRGTTDEPSAYIFVPFNDPSFGPLTRTTDPDEFKAQINALSVFGGGDEPDMCLSGLRLALAGAPPESEIFVFTDASAKDRDLKSTVLALIESTKSRVNFLLTKPSSSRRRRSSDGEQDQSQRFTTRLSNPLNQLYQGLSEASGGQAIEVTKATLPQATSIVVDTSSSALVTLLQAVRNPPKAENFSVLVDASVKNLTVYITGNSPSFTITSPSGISQNETESDGALGDIQTVGNFYRVQLNSQNQTGIWQISINSAQPYTIKVTGQSVIDFLFNFVEIIQEPAPAYAVLDSRPKADGNTTLLVTVTGGESVKLTEVALVEASGSGVVNGTLQDVGGGDYLVTVTLVPAEKFVVRVRGESTLSRSTPNIFQRQSSTQLSPSNISITTQVDGTWEPGTNLSVGFTVSTGDSGGNLTVRAWDDHEFLTHLPESLTLDSAGSASGTVTLTAPSDTPSGTDVTLTIEVDTPGASDSNFAMLHLSLVAKVTDITPPVCEIVSINANCSSNCSLSNLTDGNGTGIQSLTVWQGNGNLTTTIVADGDINVTLASYVASCCSEDFELVAADEVGNAGTCFRFIRATVPPSTSTPSPLARECSHGGVADLPSRIELTGGINKDGFGSEYESLHLQAANAAISAHIRHQ, encoded by the exons ATGTCGTGTCAAACAACAGCTGCTGTCATCTTCTTTATCCTGCTCTTCTCTACAGTGAGGGTTACTTTTGCCTTCAATGtgctcttcacctcctctcagAAACACCAAGACATTACAACAAATGCGATTTTACAAAAAACAGCTGAGGTCTGCCAAGAGCAGGCTCGACGTGCAGGAAGAGATTTTGTGATG cCTTTTCCTCTGACTGTTGACTCAGTGACAGAAGCTTGCTCAGTTTCTGAATTGAGAAAAAGTTTCCAGATGGTCGTCAGCAAAATCAAGGATTCAAATGCATTGGTTGATTACAGGCACATTTCTGATGAGGAGTACCACTTTGATAGCGAAACTTTTTTGAAAGGGAGGGACCTCATCACAAGGGGCGTGGCCACCATCAAGGCAAACCTCCGGCTAAAGAATTATGAGTCGGCAAGAGACAAGCTGGGTGAAATTTTGCACACTTTACAG GATTTCTACAGTCACAGTAACTGGATAGAACTAGGCAATAAGTTCCCGTACTCCAACCTTATCAGACCAAACCTCACTATGGACAACATAGCAG ATAGGAACACCCCAACATGCAGGAGCTGCAATGGAAGCAACTGTGATGAGAACATCCTGGAAAGCATTATCTGGGAGAAGAAACTGACCTCTGGATATTTTGAAGTGTCCAActcttcacatttcagttcTAAAAAGCCAAACG GAAAGTGCAGTCATGGAGGATTCTATGACAGAACAAGCAGAACTGAGCCCACTGGGGGCATAAACAAGGACACATTTGACTCTGACCATGGGAAGCTGCATCTACAAGCCGCTGACGTGGCCACTGCTGCCACTGCAGAGCTGCTGGAGGACATCAGAGGGGCAGTCGGGGACTCAGAATTCCTCAG attTATGGGGATAACTCAGTCCCCCTCCgttctctgttttgtcattGACACCACGGGCAGCATGGGCGATGACATTGATGAGGTGAAACGCGTCACTTCATTCATAATTGACAGCAAAAGAGGCACCACTGATGAGCCATCTGCCTACATCTTTGTTCCATTTAATGACCCAA GTTTTGGGCCACTGACAAGGACAACTGATCCCGATGAGTTTAAAGCACAAATCAATGCTCTTTCTGTATTTGGAGGTGGAGATGAACCAGACATGTGTCTCTCAGGACTTCGG CTGGCACTCGCCGGTGCACCCCCTGAATctgagatttttgttttcactgatgcCAGTGCAAAAGACAGAGACCTGAAAAGCACTGTTCTGGCACTGATTGAGAGCACTAAGTCAAGA GTCAACTTCTTGCTAACTAAGCCCTCCTCCTCTCGTCGACGGCGGAGCAGTGATGGAGAACAAGACCAAAGCCAACGGTTCACCACTCGTCTCAGCAACCCCTTGAATCAGCTGTATCAAGGCTTGTCTGAGGCCTCAGGTGGGCAGGCGATCGAGGTTACCAAGGCAACGCTTCCTCAAGCCACCAGCATCGTTGTGGATACCTCCAGTTCAGCACTG GTAACTCTTCTCCAGGCTGTCAGGAATCCACCAAAGGCAGAGAACTTCTCTGTCCTAGTGGACGCATCTGTGAAAAACCTTACTGTCTATATTACAGGCAATTCCCCATCTTTCACCATCACAAGCCCTTCAG GAATATCCCAGAATGAAACAGAGTCAGATGGAGCTTTGGGAGACATTCAGACAGTGGGGAATTTCTATCGAGTGCAACTGAACAGCCAGAATCAAACAGGGATTTGGCAAATCAGCATTAACTCAGCACAGCCCTACACCATCAAAGTCACAG GTCAGAGTGTGATTGATTTTCTGTTTAACTTTGTGGAGATTATACAAGAACCTGCCCCAGCGTATGCAGTTTTGGACAGTCGGCCTAAAGCAG ATGGAAATACTACTCTGCTGGTGACAGTGACTGGGGGAGAGTCTGTGAAGCTGACAGAGGTGGCCCTGGTTGAGGCCTCAGGTTCTGGGGTTGTTAATGGCACCTTGCAAGATGTGGGAGGTGGGGACTATCTTGTAACAGTGACCTTGGTTCCAGCTGAGAAGTTTGTTGTtcgtgtgagaggagagagcactTTGTCCAGATCAACACCCAACATCTTCCAAAGACAATCTTCCACCCAGCTTAGTCCTTCTAACATCTCCATTACG ACTCAGGTGGATGGCACATGGGAGCCTGGAACAAATCTGAGTGTGGGCTTCACTGTGTCCACCGGTGACTCTGGAGGTAACTTGACAGTCCGTGCTTGGGATGACCATGAGTTTTTAACCCATCTCCCTGAGTCACTGACCCTTGACAGTGCGGGCAGCGCCAGTGGTACAGTAACCCTCACTGCTCCTTCAGACACTCCCTCTGGTACTGATGTCACACTGACTATTGAGGTCGACACTCCTGGAGCCTCCGACTCAAACTTCGCTATGTTACACCTTTCTCTCGTAGCTAAG GTGACAGATATCACACCccctgtgtgtgagattgtgagCATAAATGCTAACTGCTCCAGCAACTGCAGCCTGTCAAACCTAACAGATGGAAATGGAACAGGCATCCAGAGTTTAACAGTCTGGCAAGGCAATGGAAATCTGACCACGACCATTGTGGCTGATGGAGACATTAACGTGACCCTTGCATCATACGTTGCCTCATGCTGTTCAGAGGATTTTGAACTGGTCGCTGCGGATGAGGTGGGCAATGCTGGCACCTGCTTCAGATTCATCAGAGCAACTGTACCACCAAGTACTAGCACTCCATCTCCTCTGGCAA GAGAGTGTAGTCATGGAGGGGTAGCAGATCTTCCGAGCAGAATTGAGCTCACTGGAGGGATCAACAAAGATGGTTTTGGCTCTGAATATGAGAGTTTACACCTGCAGGCTGCAAATGCGGCCATATCCGCCCATATCCGCCACCAGTGA